CATTCTTACATACATTAGTACTCGGACATAGTGAGTACTACTAGCTACAGTATATGCATGGCATTGAATCAGCCGCTCCCCATTGGGCAGTTGGTTGCACGTTACGTGCTATTACAAACTACCACCTATCGGCTGGACACGTTAGAGTACATTTGCCTTATGTGCCCACATCCTTGTATGTCCGATATCTCATCATTACGCACACATTGACGCTTGCTCATCCAAAATTGACATTAAATTACATTAGCACAAACCGCCAGCCAATGGAAAACTGCCCGGCGGTAATTTCACCAAATGCAAAAAAGACGCTGCGCTTTTCCAACCTCCTCCAGTCCCGTTCCTAGTCACGTCTCCACCTTTTGCACCTGGACCGCGTTCCTCGCATGCAAGCAAAGCCGTTGAAATTTTTCATTGAAACTGAGCTGAACACTCTCTTTCTGTATCTTTCTCTGgcctttgtctctcttgtcttctatttccttctttttagCCATCCGAGAAGGCAATAAATAGGAACCCcgtgagaggagagagagagagagagcatgcAGGCGGCATCCCTGTCAGGCTTGATTCCCGTTGTAGGCAAAAGTCAGAAGTAGCAGCTCCGTCCATCTGCAGGCTGTCCGAGTACGACTTGACGTGGGAACCTGCTGATGTGTGCTACAAATAAAATAGCCTGCATTCtaatctctttttttttgtgctcTCATACATTAAAGTAGCATTGCTAGCCTGTATTAAATACATAGAGCTTATTATGCTGGTAATAAGTGTAAACTCCGTATAGCTCCCGAAGCTCTTTCGCGTTGCAGCCTCAACTAGTAGATTATGCAATCCTATCCCACGCGACCATCTCGTCCGGCTTCCTTGGAGCAATTGTCCACGTCAAGCTGCCTCTGCGCACTCCTACATGCTCCCTACATGTGACCGACATAGACCTATTCCCATGCCTTTGCGCAATtcacgctcacgctcacACCCCCGCCGCAATGCTGTGCCGAAACACACGTAAAGGCTACCGGCATGTCACATCTGATATCATGGCGCAGTCTTACTCGTTGCTGCGGCGAGTGGCCTAGGTATTTAATTTCCCCCCGGTCTGAAATTGGTCTTGGAATCCCGAGAAATCAGGCAGAAATGCATCGTCGCCAGCACATGATGGCCTCGCATGGGTGAGTACATGCACCGGCTCATGCAATTGCAGTTACAGGTTAGCTGCTTGGTCGCGAGGATGCAGACTTGCAGACGCGATGCGGTGCAATGCGTACCAGTAGGGTAGCTCGTGCTGGTACATGATACACTGTAGCCTTATGCAAATTATACGGCAAAACCAAGTACTGTCTACTAATCAAACAGAACCCGGGCATCAAGTTCTGGCCAATTGCAGAGCTCCAGCCCGCTGCCCTTCTGCAATCTAACTCTCCAACTCTCACACAAAAAGGGCAGCAAATCAAGCAACTTCTCGTCCTTCCCCAAAGTCAAAGTGGAGCCCTTTGGGATCTTCCGCTCCGGCCGCCGTCCGTCTTCCGTGCGCCAAGACCGGCAACCGGGACTTGCATATTCCGAACGCCGCACTAGCCTCGCCGGCAAAATCTCGCTTATAGCAATTttctgattttttttttgatttttttttgcttcgaGCGTCAAGCGTTTCGAGTGGTGAGAATTTGtagccttttttttctttcacttttGTTGCAGCCACCCCTCCACCACATCGCCAATTCAAgtcttttttgttgtttaTAGACTCAGAAAGACCAATTAAGATGGCTCCTTCAAAAGAAGTCGCCGCTGCCGGCGCAAAGGCCGTGGTGTCAATTGATTCCGCCCAGGTTCGTAACCATCTGTCGCCTTAGCAAACGGATATCAAAATCTTCAAAATGATGAAAACTAACCGCCCAATCAACCCCAACAGACTCTCAAAGCCTCAAAAGCTCTCCTCGCACACATCAAAAAGGCCTCCAAGGAACAGGCCGAGGCCTCGTCCAAGCGCAACATCCTCGAAGACGACGTCGACGCGGAAAAGACCGTCTGGCTGACGCTCACCACCAAGCGACACATTTCTGACAAGGCTCGCCTGCAGCCCGGCAAGATCCCGCTGCCGCACAGCCTCAACGCCTCGGCTGAGACGACCGTCTGCCTCATCACCGCCGACCCGCAGCGCGCCTACAAGAACATTGTCGCCTCGGACGATTTCCCCGCCGAGCTGCGCAAGAAGGTGACCCGCGTCATCGACGtcaccaagctcaaggccaagtttAGCCAGTACGAGGCCCAGCGCAAGCTCTTCGCTGAGCACGACGTCTTCCTCGGTGACGACCGCATCATCAACCGCTTGCCCAAGATCCTCGGCAAAACCTTTTACAAGTCCACCCTTAAGCGCCCCGTCCCCGTCGTCCTCAAACCCAAGGCCCGCAAGGTCGAcggcaagaagaccaagccccagaagaaggagggcgaGGTCAACGCCGGCTCAGCCGCTGATAtcgccaaggagattgaaaAGGCCCTGTCTTCAGCTCTAGTCAGCCTCTCCCCCACCACAAACACCGCCGTCCGCGTGGGCTTCTCCGACTGGACCCCCGAGCAGCTGGCCGCCAACATCGAGaccgtcgccgccgccatggtCGACAAGTGGGTGCCCCAGCAGTGGCGCAACGTCAAGAGCATCTACATCAAGGGCCCCGAGACCGCCGCCCTGCCCATCTGGCTGACCGACGAGCTCTGGCTGGACGACAAGGACGTCattgccgatgccgaggGTGAGGCCAAGAAactcaaggctgctgaaaagGCCAACATtggcaagaagcgcaagacTACCGACGACAATGCCGAGCAGCAGGCTGACGCTCCCgcggccaagaaggccaagaaggccgccaaggagaGCAAGCCCAAGGCGGAGAGCAACGACGACAAGCTGGACAAGCAAATCTCAGATCGTaagttgaggctgagaagcGCAAAGGCCGCAGCTAAGAAGGCAGTGGAagagtaaaaagaaagaagaaaaatcaaAAGTCaacgagatgagagagagcaaggaaaggggggagggttGTTCAAAATTTTCGACATACAAAGTTCCTTTTACATCATTATCTGTGTGTATGCGCATAATAGGATGATTAGATATCTGGCACCGGCGTTGCGGCGTATCATTCGATGgaaacgagagagagagagaaaatatgAATAGAGAATGGCATTGTTCATATTGGACAGGGCGCCATATTCCCGCTACCTATTAAAAGTCGCACCTAGTTGTATCTGCTCAAGTGCCTACATGAAAAATAACATTTCCCATACGTTCAAATTCAAATTACGCCCAAATACATTTCATGCCCGTAGCAAAGCGCCGTTGGCATGTCCCGTCGCTCATAAATACGGCCAGACCCGGACAAGGTAGAGATAGAGAAATCGCACGAGGAGATAAaaaaggaagacgaggaccAGCAGAGAGAAGACAAACAACGTATAGccgacaaagaaaaggacgAAGATGTAGATGACAATCGTCCAGTGACGCATAATGAATTCGGCGGAGATGGCAAACAtgcccaagaagaggaacGACTAGAGCTCTCCCTGGGATACATCTTCGGCGGTTTTCTCAGGGGGGAACGCCTTGTTCACCGGCCCCAAGAAATCAGACATGACCTCCTTCAAGACATCAAGGGTGATTTGCATGTGGTCGCCCGTGATGGATCGGAACCGAAGGCCGCCCTTGCTGTCTAGCTGACGAAGACCAAGCCAGTCCTCCTTGTATTGAGTCTGCTTTCGCAGGGGAATGGTCTCGGTGCCGTTGACCTCGGTGAACCAGGAAGTCTGCTTGGGAATGACAGTGGTGTCGTCCTCAAACATGTACATGACAAAGTTTGAGAGGCTGgcaatgttcttcttgtactGTTCGTTCTTTTCCGCTCGCTCGTTGTTGATGTCGGCCAAGAAATTCGAGTGTTCAAGATATGTATCGTAGTCGTTTGAGTCGCGGTAGTACTGCGCCGGCACCAGACGGCTCTGGACAAAATTGCTCCACGTGTTGAACCTCAATAGAGCCATGGCTCCTTTACACAGGTAGTCTACGTTGCCGCACGTCTTGAACTCGGATATGCCGTTGTGCTGGCTGCCAAAGGTGATCAAGTTGCGAACGGGGGGTTTGTTGCATCGCTCGACGTATCCGCGAAGGAACTGTCCTCCCTGGGAGAAGCcgatggcgtcgatggcCGGGGCGGTGGACAGGATTGGATGCTCGGCGAGGACATCGCACACGGTCTGTAGCTGCTCGGTGACGTTTCCGAAGAAGGTGGCGGAGCGGTCGGAGTTTGGGTCGGTGCTGAGTCCGATGGCATATGTGAAAGTGCCTGGGTGTATCTGGTCTGCCAACTCGCCGACTTCCGTGATGCCCTCGGAGTTAAAGGTGTCGCCTAGGCCGTGCCAGATGACGAGCGGCAGCGGTGTATCATCGTCTGCGTCGTCTGTAGTGTGGAGGGAGAATTTCCAGCCAAGGGTGCGGCTGGCCAGCAGAGCTGTCGCGAAGAGGGAAGTAGTGGCGCGCATAGTGAGAGAATGGCTGGGGAATCAATAAATCGAATATTCTTATAATTATCTCGAAATCTCTAGATGAGTGCTCTGTAGATGTAAATAAGGGAGGATGaaaggttgaagatgaagacgggaGGCTGAAACAGACGAggttggaagaagctggtgatgatgcggcAGGCCAGGCAGGGATTAAGCTGTCAGCGCGCGCGTTATCGTTATCGCCGGGCAGAAAACTAACTTGGGGTGGTAATAGCCTGTGGGCGGTGGAGGAATAGCGTTCAAGGCTGCGTATGTATGTCCACTAAAGTTTGGGCTCACAAACTCCAATCAGCGGCATCAGTTTGAGCGCCTTAGAAACGAGATGATTTACCCTACAGCCAGGCAGGTTGGTTGAAATTCAGAAATATGAACCAATCGATACATGTGGACTCAACGTATTGAGAAACAATAAGAAATCACTGATAGGAGAAGAGACTGAGAAATGTGTTTAATGTCATTTATTTTCATAGTATTTTCCTATCACAGGCAGCTCTCAAAAACCAAGCAGCCGAATTCAAGCATCTTTCCATGTGTGTCTAAGTAGCCATCATTCCCAGTAACCCAAAGcaataaagtattatatgCGCGCGTATAATGACTAGTACAAGGCCATGATTGAGCAGCTTATGGCCGCCATGGAAACAACACCATATAGGTAGCTGTACTTCGTACGAGGACGCGCTCAAGGACGCATGTGGTGGTCGTGCTTAGTTGGGTGGAGTGAGTTGAGGTGCTGCTGGAGCATCCGCCGCAGGGGCAGAGCCGCCTGAAAAGGTTGGTCGGAAAAGATTGAATGGGAGACCCATGGCCACTGAGGCAGAGGCAAGGGCGGCGAAAAAGAGGGTAGAAGGCTGCATGGTTGCTTGAGTTGAGTTGGGTTGATTATACGAGAGACTGAGCTTGAAGATCTGCTGATGAAGGAAGGGTATCGGTGCGATCCAGCGCAAGGTGATTTATATGTAAATGCAACAACGATGAAAAAGGATTCAAGTCGATGTATCGTGAGAGCTAGCTCACTAGAAGGGAATGAAACAGAGCAGTGTTAATGAACGGTAGTTGAACGAGATGGAACAACTTCACAAACATCGAGGCGGATGGGGCGCTCCTTTAAGCTGTTCCGGCAGCAGCGGTTCAGGGGGCAGATCAAGAAACTTGTCCTTGAAACATTTGCTAGTCACCAATTACTTTATTCCAGATGAGAGCCGAGTTTCATGCAAGCCGTCTCTAAGCTGAGCCCTTAGGCCAGCACATGAGACTCGAAACCGGCGACTTGCTACGCCATGGGTTTCAGCCGTACGCAAGGGGGGTCAAAGGCAAGACGAGGCACGTTGGTTTAGCGGCGCGCTTAATCATTGTTGGAAAGTCGCCGGTTCAAGTGAGAAACGGGATCCAATGCATTCAAGCGCTTTGTAGAAGCCTAGCATTATCTTAATTGCATTCCAATGGCGCTGGTTTTGGGCGTTGTAACACCACAAAGCGCCTctttgtacatgtagtttaGCTGGTCACCAGCCGCTTACAGAAAATCGGTTGGCTGTGGGCGATTGGGAGCTTCAAAGCCACACGCATCCATTGTTTTACAGCCATACTTTTTATTCTTGGAGAGTGACTGGTAGCAATCATCCCAATGACTGCATAAGGCATGGTATCACCTATTGTCGTCGTTCAGTTGGAGAGTGAATCCGGTTTCTTGGTTCCTTAGTTTCTTGCTGTTATACCAGATGCTAAAGGGATAGCGATACTAGCCGATACCAGAAAAGTGAGAGCGCAAGATGGATTACAAGAACTGGCAGATTAAAAAAAGGCTGCCTCTTCCGTATATCTTTATGATAAATTTAAGTGTGCcctttctatttctttttcccttaGAGTATAATTAGGCCAAAGCCTGGCCTCGCACACTGCGTCATCACGCGGACTGAATCCGCGCCCCAGCGGCATGGCTGCGCGCCGTAAAAAGTTGAGTGGGCCTCTCTTTGGCTACCAGCACCTAACGACATAATTGCATCTTTGACTCTTCCATCTCGACCTCAACGACTCTCATATGCGACAATTCGATCCTGCAATGGCGGCGTGCTAGTAATGCTGCAGACGGCAATCACGGAGCGCCGTCAATAGTGGCTAATCGGGCTCTTGGGCAGGAAATTGGGCGCAAAAGGGCATCATTTAACCTCTTCGCGAAAGCTACACATCCGCCAGTCGATCCCACTCGAATCTCCCCAAGACTGTGGCCGCCActctctttccatctctccatctccaaacctCTCAATCATAACTATGTCTCCCACAGACCTCGAGGCGCCGCCAACGGCTTCGAATGGCGACGCAGCTCCCCGAATCGGGCCTCATCCGGGCTACATCTCCAGCTCTAACCAATACGCCTCGGAGCTCAAGATACGGCGCATGCTCAAGGAGAATGGCTGCGACCCCGCGCGAGAGGATAACTACCGCTTGCAAGGTGTCCAGCTCATAGACACCGTCCGGCAGCATCTGAATCTGTGCGTCTCGTTGCCTGACTAATGCTGGTCATGGATAGAACTAACCTCTGCTGGAACATGCCAGGCCAGTCCGTACATTTGACACAGCGTGCACCTATTTCCACAAGTTTCGGCTCAACTTCCGCGATGCCGAATACAACTACCAAGACGCGGCCCTGGCATCGTTGTTTGTCGCGTGCAAAGTTGAGGATACGATTAAGAAGTCCAAGGACATACTCGCGGCAGCCTACAACGTCAAGAATCCTGAGAAGCCCGCCGCTTCAGACGACAAGGTGCGTGAGCCTCGTGTCCTATACGGTGTTTCTGCTCGTTTGACCCAGACTAAACTAACTTAATTACGTAGATTTTTGAGTCACCCGGTAAAATCATCATTGGACTTGAGCGACTGATTCTCGAAACGATTGGATTCGACTTTCGCACTCGTTACCCTCAGAAGCTCCTGGTCAAGGTCGTACGCAGCATCCTCGGCCCTGACCAAGGTAAAGAATTCTTCAACATCGCTTATGCTATGAGCATCGACATGTACAAGACGTTTGTCCCCATCAAACGCACCACCTTTTCCATGGTCATGGCTCTCGTGGAACTCACAGCTCGCATGACGGGCAATCATCTGGACAAAGTTAAGGACTTTGCCGCGGCGCGGCGGCAGTACCATCGCCCGGCTGTGCTCGAGACCATGCTAGACATCCTGGACCTGTATGTCCAATACCACAAGTCGACCAAAGTCGGCACGCAGTTTGACCTAAACCGATTCATGGACATCAAAATCGCCCTTAACACGGAGCTCGAAAAAGAATTCATCTCTCGACACATGTACTACTGCAGCCGTTGCGAGAACGAAGAACCTAGCCCACTCACCCCTGGCTCGATCACTTCGCCGACAGCAACGTCATCATCGTTACCCGGCGACTTGTCCATGCGACGAACGGCGCGCGGCCAGGACGGCACCATGCGATTCGTTTTCGACCCCGAAGCGGCTCGGGAAGAGCAAGATACGGTGGCTCAGTACTATAATGAAGAGTACGAAGAATACGAGGTCGAAGTGGAAGAGCCGATACCGGTGCCGAGAAACGAGCACCCTGAGGGAGGCGGTCGCGGGGGATATCGTGGAGGACATAGTCATGGACCCCGAGATAGGGGTGATCACAGGCGGGGAGGGCCGTATGGAGGAGGATACAGAGGGGGTGACAGGCACTATCGCGGAAGGAGATTTCATTGATTTCATTGAATACCGATGATGTACGAGTGTGCTATGTGGCGTCGTATGTTGGCTTGGCTGGTTGCCTTTGTTGGTCACCTTGTTGGACGTCATGTTGGATCACATGTATTGCATATGTAGacaagagaagcaagaacaaagagaaaagatgacCAAACAGACGGCCAAAATCGGATCACATGTACTGCGTATGTGgacaaagaaagcaagaacAAAGGGGAAAGACGGCGAAGCAGACGGCGGAAGTCGAAATGGTTTACAAAGCGCACAAGATGCATGTAACTACTTTGAAAACATAAATACCGTGGAGTGGTTGTCTTCGCTTTCCTCGTCCCCAAGGATATCCATATCTGATTCTATAATCTGCGGTCAAGATTGGTTTTAATCGGCTTCAACTAGGACTTTCTATCTGCACCATGTCGGACTACTCGGACTCGTCAGAGACCTCCAAcacagaggaagatgaattCCTAGGTCCGGCTCCGCGACAGGATATCGAGTCAGTAATTCTTAAGATCTCCTCTGaaccaaggaagaagctAATGGAACCAGCATCGTCGTAATTCCTGGCGTTGAAGGCGAAAAAAGTTGTCCGCCGGATCTGGAAAATTCTGAACCGCTAGAAGACTTGCTAGTTGACCGAATCGACGGGATTTGGGAACTCATAAATTTTGAGTACGATGTCAAGGCAACATTCGGGGCTGATAAAACCCCTGGCTTCGATGAAGCGGCCGTGAACTTGCTTGAGACCATCTGGAGAAGCGACAACGAACGTAATAATGAAACTGGAGCCGGTGAAAGCAGAGACACCAGTTTTGTTCCCTTGGTAATGATCGCTTATGGTTTAGGTGGCCGCATTGTGCAAAGAGCTTTATGCTTGGCCAGGCGGAG
The sequence above is drawn from the Trichoderma breve strain T069 chromosome 5, whole genome shotgun sequence genome and encodes:
- a CDS encoding ribosomal protein l1p/L10e family domain-containing protein; this translates as MAPSKEVAAAGAKAVVSIDSAQTLKASKALLAHIKKASKEQAEASSKRNILEDDVDAEKTVWLTLTTKRHISDKARLQPGKIPLPHSLNASAETTVCLITADPQRAYKNIVASDDFPAELRKKVTRVIDVTKLKAKFSQYEAQRKLFAEHDVFLGDDRIINRLPKILGKTFYKSTLKRPVPVVLKPKARKVDGKKTKPQKKEGEVNAGSAADIAKEIEKALSSALVSLSPTTNTAVRVGFSDWTPEQLAANIETVAAAMVDKWVPQQWRNVKSIYIKGPETAALPIWLTDELWLDDKDVIADAEGEAKKLKAAEKANIGKKRKTTDDNAEQQADAPAAKKAKKAAKESKPKAESNDDKLDKQISDRKLRLRSAKAAAKKAVEE
- a CDS encoding palmitoyl protein thioesterase domain-containing protein, with the protein product MRATTSLFATALLASRTLGWKFSLHTTDDADDDTPLPLVIWHGLGDTFNSEGITEVGELADQIHPGTFTYAIGLSTDPNSDRSATFFGNVTEQLQTVCDVLAEHPILSTAPAIDAIGFSQGGQFLRGYVERCNKPPVRNLITFGSQHNGISEFKTCGNVDYLCKGAMALLRFNTWSNFVQSRLVPAQYYRDSNDYDTYLEHSNFLADINNERAEKNEQYKKNIASLSNFVMYMFEDDTTVIPKQTSWFTEVNGTETIPLRKQTQYKEDWLGLRQLDSKGGLRFRSITGDHMQITLDVLKEVMSDFLGPVNKAFPPEKTAEDVSQGEL